TGATGGTCGCGATGATTTTCTGGATTTCCCGTGCATTGGCGTCGAGGTCTGCAGGCGTGTAGACGAACGCACTCTCCTGTCCGGGCATAAGTTCGATCGGTCCGGCAGCGATATCTTTGAGGGTCTCGGCCGAGTCGGAAAAGACATGGATCTCGCCGTTCTGATTCACTCTGCCTTTACCTGTTATCTTGTAGAAGCGGCCTGTCTGGACGATTCTTGGGATTTCTACGGCTTTTTCTCCGTAAAACTTCGCTTCGATCAGACCGGTCTTGTCGGCAAGGGTGAGATGGGCGAACTGCTCGCCGCGTTTGCTTCGAAGGTCGGCACGTTTTATCAGGAAGAGGGAGTTGACCGGAGTCGACTCAACAATATTTTCTACGAATTGGGTTTTTTCCATGTTTATCCTCGCATTTTCATCATTGGAAAGAGTACAGTTGATACTACTCGTGTGTTCTTTTGCCTAATCATGATTCTGTTTGATGATCCCGGTATGAGAGCAGCAGCGACTTAATTTTGGACGTTTTGTCCCGGATAATAATAACAATGTGAAAAACTGCCAAAGGATATAAAAGCCGATATATGACTGAAGTGATAGACTTATATTACATAAGTGGCAATATTCAATCAAAATACCTTAATATGATGTTTGGAGTCTGTCCCCGATTCCAAGACATCATGATGACCCTGCATAAGGTCTTTTTGCTGACCCTATGCAGGGGGTGGATTCCCCTTTGCATCAGATCCGCAGATGGATTCCTCTGGATTGACCTGACAAAGTAATTGCATTAAATTAACATGGCGTACAGATACAAGAAAGACAATCCCAAGAGCAAACGCAAACTAGTGATTGCATTTTTCATAATTATTGTTTTTATTGCGCTTTTTATTGCTATTGTTGCCGGATTTTTTGGATCGAATTATGTGGTTCAGAAGTCTCTCGAGGACCCGGACGTGGTGCTGCATGTGGCGGTTTCGGGGGGCGACCTGATCGTCACCGTCTATGAATGGCGAAGGGTCGAAGAACTGCGCATGCTTGTCATTGAAATCGAAGGCGTATCTCTCCCAAGTTCAATGACGATGATGCCTGCAGCTTTGACCGGGACCGGAGCCGTGTATTTCACAAATACCTGTGTGGGAGTAACCGGTGTCAGAAAAGTTGGGGTCCGCGGGATTTTCACCGACGGCAGTTCGACACTCCTGAAACTCAGCACGATCAAGTTTACCTGAAAAAAGGACTTGTGCGGCATGAACCAATGAGAGAGAATTAACCGCACAGGTTCTTGATCGATTGTTGTCCCAGGTATCAAAAATATCCCGTACATGAGAACAACGTTGATCGTATATCATCTATGTACTTCGGCATTTCAGTTGAGGGCACACATACATTTAAGTGGGAAAAAGGTGTACAAATACCATATTATATCCACATAAAAGGTGTATCCATCATGTACCGACTCATCACCCGCGATCTCCAAAACTGGAAAAACGCAGAAATAAGAAAACCCCTCATACTCAGTGGGATCCGCCAATGTGGAAAAACATGGATACTGAAAGAATTCGGAAAACAGAACTTCTCGGACACAGTCTACTTCACCTTTGAGAACAACACACCGCTGTGCGCATGTTTCGATCAGGATATGGACCCGGTAAGAATCATCAAAGAACTCAGTTTCCTGTCCAACAAGACCATCACACCCGGCACAACACTCGTGATCTTCGATGAAATACAATTCTGTCCTAATGCCCTGACTTCTCTCAAATATTTTTGCGAAGAAATGCCAGAACTCCATATCGCCTGTGCGGGCTCTCTTCTGGGCGTTCAGCTCGCAAAAAATGAGGGATCGTTTCCCGTCGGAAAAATCGATTTCCTCACTCTTAGACCAATGAACTTTGCAGAGTATCTGTATGCAAACGGCGAAACACATCTCCTCTCCCACCTTGAAACGCTATCATCCCATGAAAAGGTTCCCGGATCACTTACACAAAAACTCGAAAACCTGTATAGAGACTATCTTATAACCGGGGGGATGCCGGAAGTTGTAAAAACATGGACAAATACGCACAATCTCCAGGAAATTGAGCGTATCCAGCGATCCATCATCGACAGTTATGAAGCAGACTTCATGAAATATGCACCTCGTGAACTTCTCCCGAAACTCTCCCTCATCTGGAATTCGGTCCCTCAGCAGCTCGCAAAAGACAATCACAAATTCATCTTTTCGCATATCAAAAAGGGACTGAAAGCCCGTGATCTGGAAGATGCTCTGCATTGGCAGGTCTCGGCCGGGATCATCCTGAAAATAGCGAAAATTGAAAAACCTGCAGTCCCTCTTTCCCATTATGCAGACATTACCAACTTCAAGATTTATCTCTGCGATGTCGGACTGCTGCGCAGTCTGGCTGCGTTTCCCGCAGCAGGCATCTCATCGCCGACTCCAGTTGTTTCCGATATGAGGGGCGCTCTCACGGAAAACTATGTACTGACAGAACTACTCGCAGAAAACGATGCGACTGCGTA
The sequence above is a segment of the uncultured Methanocorpusculum sp. genome. Coding sequences within it:
- a CDS encoding AAA family ATPase: MYRLITRDLQNWKNAEIRKPLILSGIRQCGKTWILKEFGKQNFSDTVYFTFENNTPLCACFDQDMDPVRIIKELSFLSNKTITPGTTLVIFDEIQFCPNALTSLKYFCEEMPELHIACAGSLLGVQLAKNEGSFPVGKIDFLTLRPMNFAEYLYANGETHLLSHLETLSSHEKVPGSLTQKLENLYRDYLITGGMPEVVKTWTNTHNLQEIERIQRSIIDSYEADFMKYAPRELLPKLSLIWNSVPQQLAKDNHKFIFSHIKKGLKARDLEDALHWQVSAGIILKIAKIEKPAVPLSHYADITNFKIYLCDVGLLRSLAAFPAAGISSPTPVVSDMRGALTENYVLTELLAENDATAYFWKRNESEIEFIIQKELDVIPIEVKAAKNTRSRSLNEYRKHYTPRLAIKTSLKNISMQTDEMGTLLEIPLYLIWNTSHYLG